From a region of the Rhipicephalus microplus isolate Deutch F79 chromosome X, USDA_Rmic, whole genome shotgun sequence genome:
- the LOC119161498 gene encoding torsin-1A-interacting protein 1 isoform X4 produces MQVHKPYRTEKIYPELRDYKRRLSIPRTPSPSRRKKEPPLQNQKALYYFCIISVICALILVVQYRFSEQPVHVSYADKRLGTLREHLRKLKDNFAAQPEYNWQIIRSSVMDMINDTGVYTGPAVITFLASVKNERFATCLSQQVATALSYTFDDGGDYGTIAADELSVSEDVARHIIENRCKEVVEMRQRHIIVASHLEQWNPDAAMMLHPLCDQENALYKNVTYILTVFTRHEDVSGQRERKEYDRLAENALNNAWESMDTNQRHAIISRVTGNVVLVREDSSLCVSPS; encoded by the coding sequence GTGCACAAGCCATATCGTACGGAGAAAATATATCCTGAACTCCGAGACTATAAAAGAAGGCTGTCTATCCCCAGAACTCCTTCACCATCGAGACGCAAGAAAGAGCCACCACTCCAGAACCAGAAGGCACTCTATTATTTTTGTATAATTTCTGTCATCTGTGCACTCATACTAGTTGTGCAGTACCGGTTCAGCGAACAGCCAGTGCATGTGTCATACGCTGATAAGCGCCTTGGAACATTGCGAGAACATCTTCGTAAGCTCAAAGACAATTTTGCAGCGCAGCCTGAATATAATTGGCAGATCATACGTAGCTCTGTTATGGATATGATTAATGACACTGGTGTTTATACAGGTCCAGCTGTAATCACGTTCCTCGCATCTGTTAAGAATGAACGTTTTGCAACATGTCTTTCTCAACAGGTAGCAACTGCGTTGTCGTACACTTTTGATGATGGTGGAGACTATGGAACTATTGCTGCTGACGAGTTGTCAGTGTCTGAAGATGTTGCAAGACACATTATTGAGAATCGTTGCAAAGAAGTGGTAGAGATGCGGCAACGGCACATTATAGTTGCGTCACACCTAGAACAGTGGAACCCTGATGCAGCAATGATGCTGCATCCCTTGTGTGACCAAGAAAATGCTTTGTACAAAAATGTGACATACATCCTAACAGTCTTCACAAGGCATGAAGATGTGTCTGGCCAAAGGGAGAGAAAAGAGTATGATCGTCTTGCTGAGAATGCACTTAACAATGCTTGGGAGTCTATGGACACTAACCAGCGGCATGCCATCATAAGTAGGGTGACTGGCAATGTTGTGTTAGTACGAGAAGACTCTTCATTATGTGTATCACCCAGCTAG